The following coding sequences lie in one Synechococcus sp. PCC 7336 genomic window:
- a CDS encoding valine--tRNA ligase, producing MTAAAPASPAKQYDPFATEPRWQTFWEERGVYVADPEQPGEAFSMVLPPPNVTGSLHMGHALAFTLPDVITRYKRMRGYNVLWVPGTDHASIAVHTVLENKLRQQGKSRFDLGREEFLKQAWAWKEFSQGTIKGQLRRLGLSLDWSRERFTMDEGLNRAVIEAFVQFYEAGLIYRGEYLVNWCPATQTAVSDVEVDSIEVQSHLWHFRYPLADDPDRFLVVATTRPETMLGDTAVAVNPNDDRYRKLVGKQVRLPIQDRLIPIVADDYVDAEFGSGCVKITPAHDPNDFEIGKRHNLPFINILNKDGSINENGSIMQGLDRFEARQAVVKWFADNHLLDKVEDYTHTVPYSDRGKVPIEPFLSIQWFCDVSDMAQSCLEASQQQKDPEFIPEKWTKVYEGWLAKLRPWCISRQLWWGHQIPAWYVRGDDDPQSYIVARSETEAYEKAREKFGDEVELVQEADVLDTWFSSGLWPFSTLGWPEQTEDLDRYFPNALMSTGFDIIFFWVARMTMMSQQLTGQLPFKDVYINGLVRAEDGSKMSKSKNNGIDPLELMEKYGTDALRFALVKEVVGAGQDIRLAYNRKTGESSTVEAARNFANKIWNASRFALMNLKDQTPAQLGSPDPEALEWSDRWILSRFNSTAQQAIDLLERYGMGEGARLLYSFIWDEFCDWYIELVKPRLRSEDAQSKRTAQQVLATVLEGLLRLLHPWMPHLTEEIWQTLTQVEAKTSIALQPYPLPQAEAIDPDLEREFALVIDTIRVLRNLRSETNLNPGQTIAAVLQSQSEAERSVLTRGRDYIASLAKAESLSIVAELVEEPKQVAAGVVGTIQVLMPLASLVDIDALRAKLEKDLGKIEAEMKGIRARLDNPNFVNKAPADVVEGNRKALAELEKQAEILAERLRKL from the coding sequence ATGACTGCTGCTGCCCCTGCCTCCCCAGCCAAACAATACGATCCCTTTGCCACCGAACCCCGCTGGCAAACCTTTTGGGAAGAGCGAGGGGTCTATGTCGCCGACCCCGAGCAACCGGGCGAAGCTTTCAGTATGGTGCTACCTCCCCCCAATGTGACGGGTAGCTTGCACATGGGTCATGCCTTAGCCTTCACACTGCCCGACGTCATTACCCGCTACAAGCGCATGCGGGGCTACAACGTCCTCTGGGTCCCCGGCACCGACCATGCCTCCATCGCCGTCCACACGGTTTTGGAAAACAAGCTGCGGCAGCAGGGCAAATCCCGCTTCGATTTGGGACGAGAAGAATTCCTCAAGCAGGCTTGGGCATGGAAGGAATTTTCGCAGGGGACGATTAAGGGACAGTTGCGTCGGCTGGGCCTATCCCTCGATTGGAGCCGCGAACGGTTCACGATGGACGAGGGGCTGAATCGAGCAGTGATTGAAGCCTTTGTCCAGTTCTACGAAGCGGGGCTGATTTATCGCGGCGAATATTTGGTCAACTGGTGTCCGGCCACGCAGACGGCAGTCTCCGACGTTGAAGTCGACAGTATAGAAGTGCAATCCCATCTATGGCACTTCCGCTATCCCCTGGCCGACGACCCCGATCGCTTTCTCGTCGTCGCCACCACCCGCCCCGAAACCATGCTGGGGGATACGGCGGTGGCGGTGAACCCCAACGACGATCGCTACCGAAAGCTAGTTGGCAAGCAGGTGCGCCTGCCCATTCAAGATCGCCTCATCCCAATTGTGGCGGACGATTACGTTGACGCCGAATTCGGCTCCGGTTGCGTCAAAATCACGCCTGCCCACGACCCCAACGACTTCGAAATCGGCAAGCGCCACAATCTACCATTCATCAATATTCTCAATAAAGACGGCTCCATTAACGAGAATGGCAGCATCATGCAGGGCCTAGATCGCTTCGAGGCCCGCCAAGCGGTGGTGAAGTGGTTTGCAGATAACCACTTGCTAGACAAAGTTGAGGACTACACCCACACCGTTCCCTATAGCGATCGCGGCAAAGTCCCGATCGAGCCCTTTCTCTCCATTCAGTGGTTCTGCGATGTCAGCGACATGGCCCAATCCTGTTTGGAGGCTTCTCAGCAGCAAAAAGACCCCGAATTTATCCCCGAAAAGTGGACCAAAGTCTACGAAGGCTGGCTGGCAAAGCTGCGGCCCTGGTGCATCTCTCGACAATTGTGGTGGGGGCACCAAATCCCCGCCTGGTATGTCAGAGGGGACGACGACCCACAGAGCTATATCGTGGCGCGCAGCGAGACAGAAGCTTACGAGAAAGCGCGAGAGAAGTTTGGCGACGAGGTCGAACTGGTGCAAGAGGCTGATGTGCTCGATACGTGGTTCTCGTCGGGACTGTGGCCCTTCTCCACGTTAGGCTGGCCGGAGCAAACTGAAGATCTCGATCGCTATTTCCCCAATGCCTTGATGTCCACAGGATTTGACATCATCTTTTTCTGGGTGGCTCGCATGACCATGATGAGTCAGCAACTCACGGGCCAACTGCCGTTCAAAGATGTCTATATCAATGGCTTGGTGCGGGCCGAAGACGGGTCCAAGATGTCGAAGTCGAAGAATAACGGCATCGACCCGCTGGAGTTGATGGAAAAGTACGGCACCGACGCGCTGCGGTTTGCCTTGGTGAAAGAAGTGGTAGGAGCCGGTCAGGATATCCGCTTGGCCTACAACCGCAAAACGGGAGAATCTTCCACGGTGGAAGCGGCGCGGAATTTTGCCAATAAGATTTGGAATGCCTCCCGCTTCGCCTTGATGAACTTGAAGGACCAGACTCCCGCCCAATTGGGCAGCCCCGATCCAGAGGCGTTGGAATGGAGCGATCGCTGGATTTTATCCCGTTTCAATTCCACCGCGCAGCAAGCGATCGATTTGCTGGAGCGTTACGGCATGGGGGAAGGGGCACGCCTGCTGTATAGCTTTATTTGGGATGAGTTTTGCGATTGGTATATCGAGCTGGTGAAACCCCGCCTGCGCAGCGAAGACGCTCAATCGAAGCGAACCGCACAACAGGTGTTAGCTACTGTCTTAGAGGGACTCTTGCGCCTGCTGCACCCTTGGATGCCCCACCTGACTGAGGAAATTTGGCAAACCCTGACGCAGGTGGAGGCGAAAACCTCGATCGCCCTGCAGCCCTATCCCCTGCCGCAGGCAGAGGCGATCGATCCCGATCTGGAACGAGAGTTCGCACTGGTCATCGACACCATTCGCGTCCTGCGCAACCTGCGATCGGAAACCAACCTCAACCCCGGTCAAACCATCGCGGCGGTGTTACAAAGCCAAAGTGAAGCCGAGCGCTCGGTCCTGACTCGCGGTCGAGACTACATCGCCAGTCTCGCTAAAGCCGAAAGCCTCAGCATCGTGGCCGAGTTGGTGGAAGAACCGAAACAGGTGGCTGCCGGTGTTGTCGGTACTATTCAGGTCTTGATGCCACTGGCGAGCTTAGTCGATATCGACGCGCTGCGAGCCAAGCTGGAGAAAGATCTCGGCAAGATCGAGGCGGAGATGAAAGGCATTCGGGCTCGCCTCGACAATCCCAATTTTGTCAACAAGGCTCCTGCCGACGTGGTGGAGGGCAACCGCAAGGCGCTGGCAGAGTTGGAGAAGCAGGCGGAGATTTTAGCGGAGCGGTTGAGGAAGCTGTAG
- a CDS encoding sigma-70 family RNA polymerase sigma factor: protein MVMVDAVRSNRHASVQRIGRPPGQTERSRTQSRNCNLKSKTVELLQQYQHNPSATVRNRLVEMNLGLVRKEAHHWKHQCQENFDDLMQIGSLGLIQAIERFDLSRGLAFSSFAMPYIRGEIQHYLRDKSRPVRIPRRWSALMTLSKKVAAQLRQDFGRSPTERELREAMELTADEWQQFQMAQQNLSTLSLDAPVRHSESESSSMGDLVPDIRYQSFQLAQEDRVRLQQAMSHLEERTRQILEFVFLCDLSQKDTALRLGVSAVTVSRQVKKGLKQLAELLEGDEG from the coding sequence ATGGTTATGGTAGATGCAGTTCGATCCAATCGTCATGCCTCCGTCCAGAGAATCGGACGTCCCCCAGGTCAAACCGAACGCAGCCGCACTCAGTCTCGGAATTGCAATCTCAAATCAAAAACTGTCGAGCTACTGCAGCAATATCAGCACAACCCCTCGGCGACGGTTCGCAATCGTCTGGTTGAAATGAATCTAGGTTTGGTTCGCAAAGAGGCCCACCACTGGAAGCATCAGTGCCAAGAGAATTTTGACGATTTGATGCAGATTGGCAGCCTCGGCTTGATTCAGGCGATCGAGCGATTTGACCTATCTCGAGGTCTGGCCTTTAGCTCTTTTGCTATGCCTTACATTCGCGGCGAAATCCAGCACTACTTGCGCGATAAGAGTCGCCCGGTGCGCATTCCCCGACGCTGGTCTGCGCTGATGACCCTCAGCAAGAAAGTGGCGGCACAGCTCCGTCAAGACTTCGGTCGGTCTCCGACCGAACGGGAGCTGCGCGAGGCGATGGAATTAACTGCCGATGAATGGCAGCAATTCCAGATGGCCCAGCAAAACCTGTCTACCCTCAGTCTCGACGCTCCCGTTCGCCACTCCGAAAGTGAATCTAGCTCAATGGGAGACCTCGTTCCCGATATCCGCTATCAGAGCTTTCAGTTAGCTCAAGAGGATCGGGTTCGCCTGCAACAGGCCATGTCTCATTTGGAAGAGCGCACGCGTCAGATTTTGGAATTCGTCTTCCTTTGCGACCTCTCTCAGAAGGATACGGCTCTCCGGCTGGGCGTTAGTGCAGTGACCGTTTCCCGCCAAGTGAAGAAAGGCTTGAAACAGTTGGCAGAACTGCTGGAAGGTGATGAAGGATAA
- a CDS encoding group 1 truncated hemoglobin, whose amino-acid sequence MSTLYEKLGGKAAVDLAVDKFYEKVLADERVKHFFANTDMQKQRQHQKSFMTYAFGGAENWQGRSMREAHKQLADEMGLSDIHFDAIAENLVATLVELDIPQESIDEVVQIVGSVEHRNEVLNR is encoded by the coding sequence ATGAGTACTCTGTACGAAAAGTTGGGTGGAAAAGCTGCCGTCGATCTAGCCGTCGATAAGTTTTATGAGAAGGTCTTGGCAGATGAGCGAGTCAAGCATTTCTTTGCCAATACCGATATGCAAAAACAGAGACAGCATCAGAAGTCTTTTATGACCTATGCGTTTGGAGGCGCTGAAAACTGGCAAGGCCGCTCCATGAGAGAGGCTCACAAACAACTCGCGGACGAAATGGGATTGAGCGACATCCATTTCGATGCGATCGCCGAGAACCTAGTTGCCACATTAGTTGAACTCGACATTCCTCAAGAGTCGATCGATGAGGTCGTACAAATTGTCGGTTCAGTCGAGCACCGCAATGAGGTATTAAACCGCTAA
- a CDS encoding XRE family transcriptional regulator: MATNILDNIDLRKLGELLQQARKKCGMTQADVAKVIHASRTTIVAIEKGERRLKPNELIQLARTYGRSVSDFVRPSPVMEPFEVQFRAVYKRSEQEEARITPIVRRLEELCRNYLELEKIVDAPLPRNYPQEYDVTNMPIEAAAESIAIAERQRLGLGDGPIPLVRDILEQSVGIRVFYLRMPAKYSEIYSYDEQLGGCMAINLNHYEERRRWSMAHGYLHFLVRRRKPVVDYEGHYQRIPESERLAEAFPKYFLMPTSGLLRRFNDMYRTHSKFTPSNLFTLAYYYGVSIEALVYRLEKMGLLPSGTWDRLRDRGLKVKKVQQELGLEEIQQRADIVPIHYQHLAIEAFDRGLITEGRFADLLGVDRLEARRIAEVLREYSSGMMEGTAHLDLRQA; this comes from the coding sequence GTGGCCACTAACATTCTGGACAATATCGATCTACGCAAGCTAGGAGAACTTCTGCAGCAGGCACGTAAAAAGTGCGGTATGACTCAGGCCGATGTAGCTAAGGTAATTCATGCTTCCCGTACTACTATTGTTGCCATTGAGAAAGGAGAACGTCGTCTCAAGCCAAATGAGTTAATTCAACTAGCTCGTACTTACGGACGATCGGTTAGTGATTTTGTTCGACCTAGTCCTGTTATGGAACCCTTCGAAGTTCAATTTCGAGCGGTCTATAAGCGTAGCGAGCAGGAAGAAGCACGAATTACCCCGATCGTTCGGCGCTTAGAGGAGCTATGCCGAAATTATCTAGAGCTCGAGAAGATTGTGGATGCTCCTCTGCCTCGAAACTATCCTCAAGAGTATGACGTAACGAATATGCCGATAGAGGCCGCTGCGGAAAGTATTGCGATCGCCGAGCGACAACGACTTGGGCTTGGAGATGGTCCTATTCCGCTCGTGCGAGACATCCTAGAGCAGAGTGTCGGTATTCGAGTTTTCTACCTTAGAATGCCAGCAAAATATTCGGAGATTTATAGCTATGACGAGCAGCTTGGTGGCTGTATGGCAATTAATTTAAATCACTATGAAGAACGGCGGCGTTGGTCGATGGCGCATGGATATCTCCATTTTCTTGTTCGTAGACGAAAGCCAGTGGTGGATTACGAAGGGCACTATCAAAGAATCCCAGAGAGTGAACGACTGGCTGAGGCGTTTCCAAAATATTTTCTAATGCCCACAAGTGGCTTGCTCAGACGATTCAATGATATGTATCGTACTCACAGCAAGTTTACTCCAAGCAACTTATTCACTCTTGCCTATTACTATGGTGTATCTATAGAGGCCCTTGTTTATCGGTTAGAAAAAATGGGACTTTTGCCATCTGGTACTTGGGATCGGTTGCGCGATCGAGGATTGAAAGTAAAGAAGGTACAGCAGGAGTTAGGTTTAGAAGAAATCCAACAGCGCGCTGATATAGTGCCCATTCACTATCAACATCTTGCAATTGAGGCTTTCGATCGGGGACTCATTACCGAAGGCCGATTCGCCGACCTGCTTGGCGTCGATCGCCTAGAAGCTCGGCGCATTGCAGAAGTATTGCGCGAATATTCAAGCGGGATGATGGAAGGGACTGCTCATTTAGATTTGCGGCAAGCGTAA
- a CDS encoding MgtC/SapB family protein: MLAPIGWLQLAIRLCLALLAGTAIGLEREILGKPAGLRTNMLVSLGAALFVLVPIELGLAQESPDALSRVIQGAIAGVGFIGGGTILSGHKVKGLTSAAAIWVSAGLGIAMGCGLWQLGSIGAALAWIVLRVVEWLEVGLLRPPKGRGKIERSHPPS; this comes from the coding sequence ATGCTTGCTCCAATTGGCTGGCTTCAATTAGCAATCCGACTGTGTCTTGCCCTCCTGGCCGGGACGGCCATTGGTCTGGAGCGGGAAATTTTAGGCAAGCCTGCCGGGTTGCGGACCAATATGTTGGTGAGTTTGGGAGCGGCTCTGTTTGTGCTGGTTCCGATTGAGTTGGGGTTGGCTCAAGAGAGTCCAGATGCCCTCAGCCGAGTGATTCAGGGGGCGATCGCGGGGGTGGGGTTTATTGGTGGCGGCACCATTCTGAGCGGGCACAAGGTGAAGGGGTTGACATCTGCCGCTGCGATTTGGGTATCGGCTGGGCTGGGGATTGCGATGGGCTGCGGCTTGTGGCAGCTAGGCTCGATCGGGGCGGCCTTGGCCTGGATTGTCTTGCGGGTGGTGGAGTGGCTTGAGGTTGGGTTGCTGAGGCCCCCAAAGGGCAGGGGCAAGATTGAGCGATCGCATCCACCCAGTTGA
- a CDS encoding peptidylprolyl isomerase gives MATDRTHERSRWISQTACRLLVFCVAAIAFGWGGSPAAIALPQGNAITDSHQLLRMALPFEQKDVRKVDSDLSAAERDIKRIRSLASAESSVRKASRLLARQESRILAAVPEAARTKATADLAQLQQSLESLDEALGAGDRELASDRVDVALAQLETFEQDLVAGFPFEIPSEYDGLPRLLGRAEAAFKTTAGRMVLTLDGYNAPLSAGAIADLVERGFYDGLPFDRVEQFYLIQLGDPPGPEDGFIDPATGAKRTLPLEIRARGQEAPFYGETFDMAGFVGVEPMLPFYARGTLAMARYEDELNSASSQFFIFLAEPELTPAGLNLLDGNYSTFGYVTDGLDVLDNATLGDRVIDAELISGSEALVHP, from the coding sequence ATGGCCACCGACCGAACCCACGAGCGCTCCCGCTGGATTTCACAAACCGCCTGCCGATTGCTAGTCTTCTGCGTGGCGGCGATCGCCTTTGGATGGGGGGGCAGCCCTGCGGCGATCGCCTTGCCCCAAGGCAATGCCATCACCGACAGCCACCAACTCTTGAGAATGGCCTTGCCCTTCGAACAGAAGGATGTGCGCAAAGTGGATTCAGACCTCTCTGCTGCAGAGCGAGATATCAAGCGCATCCGCAGTCTGGCGAGTGCGGAGAGCAGTGTTCGCAAAGCCTCCCGCCTATTGGCGAGACAAGAATCTCGCATTCTGGCGGCGGTGCCGGAAGCCGCTCGGACAAAAGCGACTGCCGATCTCGCTCAGCTCCAGCAGTCGCTGGAATCTCTCGACGAGGCTTTAGGGGCTGGCGATCGCGAACTGGCCAGCGATCGCGTCGATGTCGCTCTCGCCCAACTCGAAACCTTCGAGCAAGATTTGGTCGCAGGCTTCCCCTTTGAGATTCCGAGTGAATACGACGGCCTGCCCCGCCTGTTGGGTCGGGCCGAGGCAGCGTTTAAAACCACTGCAGGCAGGATGGTCTTGACCTTAGATGGATACAACGCACCGCTGTCGGCAGGAGCGATCGCCGATTTGGTCGAGCGCGGTTTCTACGACGGTTTGCCCTTCGATCGGGTGGAGCAGTTTTACCTCATTCAGTTGGGCGATCCCCCCGGCCCCGAGGATGGCTTTATCGATCCCGCCACTGGTGCGAAGCGCACCTTGCCGCTAGAGATTCGGGCTCGCGGTCAGGAGGCTCCCTTCTATGGCGAGACGTTTGATATGGCAGGCTTTGTGGGTGTCGAACCGATGCTGCCGTTTTATGCGCGGGGCACCTTGGCAATGGCCCGCTATGAGGACGAACTCAATAGTGCTTCCTCTCAGTTCTTTATCTTTTTAGCCGAACCTGAACTGACTCCAGCGGGCTTGAATCTGTTGGATGGCAATTACTCTACGTTTGGATATGTCACTGACGGTCTCGATGTTTTGGATAATGCGACGTTGGGCGATCGCGTTATCGATGCCGAGCTAATTTCTGGCAGCGAGGCATTAGTCCATCCTTAA
- a CDS encoding alpha/beta hydrolase, with protein MTSSSHPLIASLLAIAAVTFPLTANAAEELTIVNGIGRRSISAESLQTYASTGEADGTLGYFVRGLSDERETALRRSLQEEIEVDFLPFVNFLKSDLGSSVLQELAEGIEPAAPTVSGEQALRAALIGSAVDGKIVLTELIARYPTQTLVLDWKDIRDKAQLFETTGGNFQQFLAASGIEVTPPSGFGMLRSLNLLVLQPTDTAAELPHPSLFQSLSLYRALNQLRSELTQVMAAFAPQSE; from the coding sequence ATGACCTCCTCCTCCCACCCCCTCATTGCCAGCCTGTTGGCGATCGCCGCTGTAACCTTCCCTCTCACTGCCAATGCCGCCGAAGAACTGACCATCGTCAATGGCATCGGTCGCCGTTCCATCTCTGCCGAATCCCTCCAGACTTATGCCAGCACGGGTGAGGCTGACGGGACGTTGGGCTATTTTGTGCGAGGACTGTCGGATGAACGAGAAACAGCCCTCAGGCGATCGCTGCAAGAAGAAATCGAGGTGGATTTTTTGCCGTTCGTGAATTTTTTGAAATCGGACTTGGGCAGCTCGGTGTTACAGGAATTGGCAGAGGGTATCGAACCCGCCGCCCCCACTGTGTCGGGGGAGCAGGCTTTACGGGCGGCACTGATTGGCTCGGCGGTGGATGGCAAGATCGTCCTCACAGAACTAATCGCTCGCTACCCGACCCAAACGCTGGTGCTCGATTGGAAGGATATTCGAGACAAAGCCCAGTTGTTTGAAACGACTGGCGGTAACTTCCAGCAATTTTTAGCGGCTTCGGGGATTGAGGTTACGCCACCATCGGGCTTTGGCATGCTGCGATCGCTGAATCTCCTCGTCCTCCAACCGACAGACACTGCAGCCGAGCTCCCCCATCCATCCCTGTTTCAAAGCCTGAGTCTGTATCGCGCCCTCAACCAATTGCGTTCCGAACTCACCCAAGTCATGGCAGCCTTTGCTCCTCAAAGCGAATAA
- a CDS encoding RNB domain-containing ribonuclease, which produces MLPGITLDSEHSRDLDDAVWAVEEGDCIRLWIAIAAVTQTVEPHSPAMQQALVWLESRYRGSRCIRSMLSPHLTKRHSLLPERERPVVVLELLLQADGSIQEYCFREDVLLSHGQLSYDTADRILAGREDSPFALLLETLARGTTWLDRGRQGVWGHAIAGEFRDDIGQTVTGSRQLIASTAIAYNALVAEQLTLAGLPGMYRVQDIRGVEEFATLLDELGEDAEMLAPLVAHQLPRAEHRPRVAPHWALKLPGYARASSPLRRVEDLINQQQLLAALAGKRSRWSETVLEGVCERIEDRVLAGEAKQRERMLVRMQKPLDDPISLGKLTANQFAGLLERVGRSGKASEALERSIEQWLQEGRLTPRHAAVILSQPFDLSLRRRVLDAIQLEAPTLNSISVLNVMEQIGLGAVDYVCSGSDRSWVCRVTWQALEADGVGSSKSEARSQAARALLELVCEREDCSLGLLN; this is translated from the coding sequence ATGCTCCCCGGCATTACGCTTGACAGCGAACATTCCCGCGATCTCGACGACGCTGTTTGGGCAGTGGAAGAAGGCGATTGCATCCGCTTGTGGATCGCGATCGCGGCTGTGACCCAAACCGTAGAACCCCATTCGCCTGCTATGCAGCAAGCATTGGTTTGGCTGGAGTCTCGCTATCGAGGCAGCCGTTGCATTCGCTCGATGCTCTCCCCCCACCTGACGAAACGTCATTCTCTGCTGCCAGAGCGAGAACGGCCCGTGGTGGTCTTGGAATTACTGCTGCAGGCGGATGGTTCGATTCAAGAGTACTGCTTCCGAGAGGATGTCTTACTCTCCCACGGGCAACTCAGTTATGACACGGCCGATCGCATTCTGGCCGGACGAGAAGACAGTCCCTTTGCCCTGTTACTCGAGACTCTTGCCCGGGGAACTACTTGGCTCGACCGAGGACGCCAGGGGGTTTGGGGACACGCCATCGCTGGGGAGTTCCGCGACGATATCGGTCAAACTGTCACTGGCAGCCGACAACTGATTGCCTCGACGGCGATCGCCTACAACGCTTTGGTTGCCGAGCAGTTGACGCTGGCGGGCCTGCCGGGGATGTATCGGGTGCAGGATATCCGAGGGGTGGAGGAGTTTGCCACTCTGCTGGACGAGCTGGGGGAGGATGCCGAGATGTTGGCTCCATTGGTGGCCCATCAGTTACCTCGGGCCGAGCATCGGCCTCGGGTTGCGCCCCACTGGGCTTTGAAGTTGCCGGGGTATGCCCGCGCGAGCAGTCCGCTACGGCGGGTGGAGGATCTGATCAACCAGCAACAATTGCTAGCGGCTCTGGCGGGAAAGAGGTCGCGCTGGTCGGAAACTGTGTTGGAGGGTGTGTGCGAGCGAATTGAGGACCGGGTGCTGGCGGGGGAGGCAAAGCAGCGAGAACGGATGCTCGTGCGGATGCAGAAACCGTTGGATGACCCGATATCTCTAGGGAAGTTAACAGCCAATCAGTTTGCAGGGTTATTGGAGCGGGTGGGCCGCAGTGGAAAGGCGAGCGAGGCTTTGGAGCGGTCGATCGAGCAATGGCTGCAGGAGGGTCGTCTGACACCCCGCCACGCGGCGGTGATTTTATCTCAGCCTTTCGACTTGTCTTTACGGCGGCGGGTGTTAGATGCGATCCAATTGGAGGCCCCGACGTTGAATTCCATCAGTGTGTTGAATGTGATGGAGCAAATAGGGTTGGGAGCAGTTGACTACGTTTGCAGCGGCAGCGATCGCAGTTGGGTCTGTCGGGTTACCTGGCAGGCGTTGGAAGCTGACGGGGTGGGGAGTAGTAAGTCGGAGGCGCGATCGCAGGCTGCTCGGGCGTTGCTGGAGTTAGTCTGCGAGAGGGAGGACTGTTCTCTAGGCTTACTCAACTAG
- a CDS encoding nucleoside triphosphate pyrophosphatase, producing the protein MLPSLILASQSPARCKLLNAAGLSFAVEPSDFDEDRVRHDDPKQLVEILAVKKAETVAARHAEAVVVLGADSLFVLNGEVYGKPEDAAESLQRLQKMQGNMGYLYTGHAAIDTGQQRQLSCVGVTEVYFAPMSETDIRRYIATGEPLACAGSFALDGLGGLFIDRIEGCHSNVIGISLPLVRQLLAELGYAVSDFWQ; encoded by the coding sequence ATGCTGCCATCGTTAATCTTGGCCTCTCAGTCTCCCGCCCGCTGCAAGCTTCTGAATGCGGCAGGTCTGTCGTTTGCAGTCGAGCCCAGCGACTTCGACGAAGATCGAGTGCGCCACGACGATCCGAAGCAACTGGTGGAAATTCTTGCGGTCAAAAAAGCGGAGACTGTGGCGGCTCGCCACGCGGAGGCCGTGGTGGTGTTGGGGGCAGATTCGTTGTTTGTCCTGAATGGCGAAGTTTACGGCAAGCCCGAGGATGCTGCCGAATCGCTCCAGCGGCTGCAAAAAATGCAGGGAAATATGGGCTATCTCTACACCGGACATGCGGCGATCGATACGGGACAGCAGCGGCAACTGAGTTGTGTGGGGGTGACCGAGGTTTACTTTGCGCCTATGTCAGAGACCGATATTCGTCGCTATATCGCAACGGGGGAGCCGCTGGCTTGTGCCGGTAGCTTCGCCTTAGATGGCTTGGGTGGCTTGTTTATCGATCGCATCGAGGGCTGTCATAGCAATGTGATTGGGATTAGCTTGCCGTTAGTTCGTCAGTTGTTGGCGGAGTTGGGCTACGCGGTCTCGGATTTTTGGCAATAG
- a CDS encoding patatin-like phospholipase family protein, with product MSYVVRDRDRHFQNDGRPKRILTLDGGGLRGVLSLAILQKIEDILRERHNGDANFRLCHYFDLIAGTSTGAIIAATLAMGWSVERLYQKYISLGRKVFQKGLLRQGVLRAKYDAGALIRELKTVYKDAVLGGPELQTGLLVVTKRLDTGSPWPISNNPRGQFFSSLPDGTIGNSDYPLWQVVRASTAAPSFFEGEAIDIVDRPGRSPLRGEFVDGGVSPFNNPALQALMYATLEGYRVGWPQGAEQLLLVSVGTGMLDAGAQNSNLAALHAINSLKSLMDDCSVLQETLLQWMAESPTARSIDSELGDLRNDSMASQKLLSYLRYNADLTPTGVAALDPALTDAKLIESLSTMDDPNNMDVLHQLGELAARKIDPNDFPACFDLPAA from the coding sequence ATGAGCTATGTGGTTCGCGATCGCGATCGCCACTTCCAGAACGACGGTCGGCCAAAACGCATTCTCACGCTAGATGGGGGCGGATTGCGCGGTGTTTTGAGTTTGGCGATTCTGCAAAAAATCGAGGACATCTTGCGAGAGCGGCACAATGGCGATGCTAACTTTCGACTTTGCCACTATTTCGATTTGATTGCAGGCACCTCCACCGGAGCGATTATTGCTGCCACGCTGGCGATGGGCTGGAGCGTAGAGCGGCTTTATCAGAAGTACATTAGCCTCGGTCGCAAAGTCTTTCAGAAGGGGTTATTGAGACAGGGGGTTCTGCGGGCCAAATACGATGCGGGGGCATTGATTCGAGAACTGAAGACGGTTTATAAAGATGCGGTTTTGGGGGGGCCGGAACTGCAGACGGGCTTACTCGTTGTCACTAAACGCTTAGATACGGGCAGCCCCTGGCCCATTAGCAACAATCCGCGCGGTCAGTTTTTCTCCTCTCTCCCAGATGGCACCATTGGCAATAGCGATTACCCGTTGTGGCAGGTGGTGCGAGCCTCCACAGCAGCTCCATCGTTTTTTGAGGGGGAAGCGATCGATATCGTTGACAGGCCCGGTCGCTCGCCCTTGCGAGGAGAGTTTGTAGATGGGGGTGTCAGTCCATTCAATAACCCAGCTTTGCAGGCATTGATGTATGCCACTCTGGAGGGCTATCGAGTTGGCTGGCCGCAGGGGGCCGAACAACTCCTCCTCGTGTCTGTGGGAACGGGGATGCTGGACGCTGGCGCGCAGAACTCAAATCTGGCGGCTTTGCACGCGATTAATTCCCTCAAATCGCTCATGGATGACTGCTCGGTGTTGCAAGAAACGCTGTTGCAATGGATGGCGGAGAGTCCCACCGCGCGATCCATTGATAGTGAATTGGGAGATTTGCGCAATGACTCAATGGCTAGCCAGAAGTTGCTCAGTTATCTGCGCTATAACGCCGACCTCACTCCTACAGGGGTGGCAGCCTTAGATCCCGCGCTGACAGATGCAAAGCTGATTGAATCGCTGAGTACGATGGACGACCCCAATAATATGGACGTTCTCCATCAATTGGGGGAACTGGCTGCCCGCAAGATCGACCCCAATGATTTTCCCGCCTGCTTCGATCTACCTGCAGCATAA